A stretch of the Bacillus sp. B-jedd genome encodes the following:
- a CDS encoding Hsp20/alpha crystallin family protein produces MPEEEKKKSNNKEKSRTLQPEHFDIVARSVNDFFHYPPVRGFLQTIDEFFNQPFPRTAFHIDLKETVDEYIITAELPGVEKEQIQIGIFSNRAVISIENREELAETDEAAGNFRRRLTKKLDSRSISFPKPIIEHKAKASCRDGLLTIRLPKDKGKQLKIDS; encoded by the coding sequence ATGCCTGAGGAAGAAAAGAAGAAAAGCAATAATAAGGAAAAGTCCAGAACTTTACAGCCTGAACATTTTGACATTGTCGCCCGTTCTGTGAATGATTTTTTTCATTATCCTCCCGTTAGGGGTTTTCTCCAGACAATTGATGAATTTTTTAACCAGCCTTTTCCGCGAACAGCTTTCCACATTGATTTAAAGGAAACAGTCGATGAGTATATCATCACAGCTGAACTACCGGGGGTTGAAAAGGAGCAAATTCAAATTGGCATTTTCAGTAACAGAGCTGTCATTTCGATTGAAAACCGGGAAGAGCTGGCTGAAACAGACGAAGCGGCTGGGAATTTCCGAAGAAGGCTCACCAAAAAGCTTGATTCCAGATCCATTTCTTTCCCTAAACCAATCATTGAACATAAAGCCAAAGCAAGCTGCAGGGATGGATTACTAACAATCAGGCTGCCAAAAGACAAAGGGAAACAGCTGAAAATTGATTCTTGA
- a CDS encoding ABC transporter permease subunit — MNKLMKINYALYLGVFMVAILIFIALFGSILAPHNLTEQLEAKYTGGTIVAPPVEPFKMKEYPLGTNRWGYDLLTYILHGLKYTIFISIAVTVLKMALGTLIGLYAGMLKRVPGWVEAFEKAWSYVPLFIILYFFLMPINFNPVISTFKLIVYFIVITAAISTPSIVSSIRKKTEEINKSVFVEAARTLGASRNRIIWQHIFPQMKESLTVMFILEIVYVITIMGQLALVNIFVGGTKMTFDPLLYFSMTNELAGLVGQARGNIYGTYHVLTVPLTVLLITTLSFSLLANGLKNRFQSNYQRMPWIKTGFEPVLQPKRKEFGGTKRFWPLRGEKLALIILILLLFFSGTFVYATRNNDVGVKNYSQASYDIGLKMDETGTFSVDANVAVKNLSEKNWEELVFYFIPNSFREGHPYETVKGHSQVEIKSIKVDGKKVSFTLENDTLTLKLPKKMKMGNKVMASFSYIMELPEEGSRLSRVGDNYYLAQWYPMLATFQKGKWNKEEFTNGLETFHTGFSDYKIKYALPEGYSFISTSDQDPEKPKKEGRAEAEKVRDFFIALVKDMDVYHEKSKGVDIRLFSKNDHNRDPKVALGLAKSALSFYQEKIGEYPHKQLDLILDLGQNMEYPGAVTVNPYHDFDSFFKIAIVHEIAHQYFYGVVANDSFHEPWIDEGFTEFATNMYFYIKEDEPLGLAQELSNNRMKSIEEEKINRQYSNTPVDKVKHTGFVYGQPALNLYRLVHDNYRVKGAADEKTAAMNYLASYYNHFKYREVNTAGFLKYTMDYFQVPRAYFNDWLDTDAEE; from the coding sequence ATGAATAAATTGATGAAAATTAATTATGCATTGTACCTCGGGGTTTTTATGGTCGCAATCCTCATTTTTATTGCATTGTTTGGCAGCATCCTTGCCCCGCATAACCTTACCGAACAGCTCGAGGCAAAATATACGGGCGGTACGATTGTCGCCCCGCCTGTAGAACCATTTAAAATGAAGGAATATCCACTGGGAACCAACCGTTGGGGGTATGATTTGCTTACCTATATCCTTCATGGTTTAAAATATACTATTTTTATTTCAATCGCCGTTACTGTTTTGAAAATGGCTTTAGGGACACTGATCGGCCTCTACGCAGGCATGCTGAAAAGGGTACCCGGATGGGTTGAGGCGTTTGAAAAAGCATGGAGCTATGTCCCTCTATTCATTATTTTGTATTTTTTCCTTATGCCAATAAATTTTAATCCAGTTATCAGCACTTTTAAGCTGATTGTTTACTTTATTGTCATCACTGCGGCAATCAGCACCCCAAGCATTGTTTCCTCAATCAGGAAAAAAACAGAGGAAATAAATAAGTCTGTCTTTGTAGAGGCGGCAAGAACATTGGGCGCCAGCAGGAATAGGATCATTTGGCAGCATATTTTCCCACAGATGAAAGAGTCGCTCACGGTTATGTTCATTTTGGAGATTGTTTATGTCATTACAATTATGGGGCAGCTGGCACTAGTCAACATTTTTGTCGGCGGGACAAAGATGACATTTGACCCCTTGCTTTATTTTTCAATGACTAACGAGCTGGCAGGCCTTGTTGGCCAGGCCAGGGGTAATATTTATGGTACATATCATGTCCTGACTGTTCCACTGACTGTACTGCTCATTACTACTTTATCGTTCAGCCTGCTCGCTAATGGGCTTAAAAATCGCTTCCAGTCTAATTACCAGCGGATGCCGTGGATTAAAACAGGATTTGAGCCGGTTTTGCAGCCTAAACGAAAAGAATTCGGCGGAACAAAGAGGTTTTGGCCTCTTCGTGGGGAGAAGCTCGCGCTAATCATATTAATCCTGCTCCTCTTTTTTTCGGGGACATTCGTATATGCAACGAGAAATAATGATGTAGGTGTCAAAAACTATAGCCAGGCAAGCTATGATATTGGCTTAAAGATGGACGAAACAGGAACCTTTTCTGTTGATGCAAATGTAGCTGTCAAAAACTTATCAGAAAAAAACTGGGAAGAACTCGTTTTTTATTTCATACCAAATTCCTTCCGTGAAGGCCATCCGTATGAAACTGTTAAAGGCCACTCGCAAGTGGAGATAAAAAGTATAAAAGTGGACGGGAAGAAGGTTTCTTTCACACTGGAGAATGATACATTAACGTTAAAACTTCCAAAGAAAATGAAAATGGGAAATAAAGTAATGGCCAGCTTCTCTTATATAATGGAACTTCCCGAGGAAGGCAGCAGGCTTTCAAGGGTAGGTGATAACTATTACTTGGCCCAATGGTATCCGATGCTGGCAACTTTCCAGAAAGGGAAATGGAATAAAGAAGAATTCACAAACGGGTTGGAAACATTCCATACAGGTTTTTCTGATTATAAAATTAAGTATGCCCTGCCGGAGGGATATTCGTTTATCTCGACTTCAGATCAAGACCCGGAAAAGCCAAAAAAGGAAGGCCGGGCGGAAGCCGAGAAAGTTAGGGACTTTTTTATTGCGCTTGTTAAAGACATGGACGTCTATCATGAAAAGTCCAAGGGTGTGGACATTAGACTGTTTTCGAAAAATGACCATAACCGGGATCCAAAGGTAGCGCTCGGCTTGGCTAAAAGTGCACTGTCCTTTTATCAGGAGAAAATTGGCGAGTATCCGCATAAGCAGCTGGATCTAATTCTGGATTTGGGGCAGAACATGGAATATCCAGGCGCGGTGACAGTAAATCCATATCATGATTTTGATAGCTTTTTCAAAATTGCGATTGTCCATGAAATCGCCCATCAGTATTTCTATGGGGTCGTCGCGAATGATTCCTTTCATGAGCCATGGATAGACGAAGGATTTACAGAGTTTGCGACAAATATGTACTTTTATATTAAGGAAGATGAACCGCTTGGCTTGGCCCAGGAGTTATCCAATAATAGAATGAAAAGCATAGAGGAGGAAAAGATCAATCGGCAATACTCCAATACGCCTGTGGACAAAGTAAAGCATACCGGGTTCGTCTATGGCCAGCCTGCATTGAACCTATACAGGCTTGTACACGATAACTACCGGGTCAAAGGGGCAGCAGATGAAAAAACAGCGGCGATGAATTATTTAGCCAGTTACTACAATCACTTTAAATACAGGGAAGTAAACACCGCTGGATTCCTTAAATATACAATGGACTATTTCCAAGTACCTCGGGCTTACTTTAACGATTGGCTCGATACGGATGCGGAGGAATGA